caTTAAACATGAAACTTGTTATACCCgttaatctcatatgctatgtTTACattgtgtctatatgctcattataGCGCTATAGTATTAACGCCCCGCCCGTATTCTTGTGCTATTGTTAAGTAAAACACTATTACACCCTCCCCGTTTCGACGATGTTGGGTAATCACGATTGCGCTCTGGTTTGACACATAGTTTACACTAGTACAACATGTTAGTAACTTGTATACATttatcatgttggatatgagcacagtTAAAACATTTTcatattatgctatgtattcaaacttgtatactcgccaacatatttGCTGAtcatattattttaatacatgttgtaggTTGATAAGTGATAAACGAAGAAAACAAGTTTAGGGTAGACTTAGATACACGCCTAAATGATAAACAATTATTTATGTTACATGTTTCTTGTTTGCTACAATTTGATCACGTTTTGTTTTGTTGAACGATGTATGACCTTTAGTATTTATGAACTTTTGATTTAATAATCATTGTCacaatttagtgttatgatgctatGAACAATcatgttttcgtctcactccgatgtttccgccatcggttggggtgtgacagattggtatcagagccataactatagggaattaagaAATGTAGGAATgctttttacctagtctatagtttaggaaaATTATTCttgtttgtgttttaaaactACTTGCATACTATCTTATTTGCTTCTATCTATTCTCCTTGGTCTTTAATATACATGtcttcctaaggctaacacaatacacacttgaaGACTTGATGAAGACGCTCTTATTTCACAATCAAAACGACTCaccaaaataggggtgattcccacatttAGTGATGACTTTCAATCCGCTATACTTGTTATTTTGCACAAAATTTACTCTCAAGTTAGGAGTAATATCCATATCTTGTTGGAAATTTctatttcatattctagtggacccttatcgtTCGATAAGTAACAACCACACTAGGGTACGATGTTaccaagctaggggtgaaacccgcatcttgatAACTACTCCCGCtcttcgattttcaatctcgccaaccGACTAGGgatgtgtagtaactggaaggacatatatcgttaatcgcttctcgacgagagtatttgtctattaggccaaagcacgtttctctAACTCGAAAGtacttcgattcactttggaatagtctcgATTACATTCCGTGGCAATCCATTTTTTACGTTAAACCCTCTTTTATACTATCTCAGTTTTAATTTTAATGTGTTTTATTTTAGACACGTAATTCATTTCAACGTTCGAAACAAGAACCGCACTTTATTcgcaataaaaaacaataataatctctcgtgaacaaattaaatttacTAAGTTTTCATCATTATTTTGTGACACTATGTGAATTCttgttatgctatgtgaaactactTGAAACATTTATGTGCTATGTGACACATTTCATGAAACAAAACTAATTTTAACAAAACATTATaatcaagtctcatcctttcctttGTTTTTGAATCTCTAGATGTCTTCCAGTCGTCTTTCAAACTCAACCAGGAAGTCCAAGACTGGTTCAAAGAAGAAGATGCTCGCGTTTATGGCGACTCAATGGCTCGTGTGATCCCTGAGATTGTTAGCAAGGTTACAGCCAACACCACACCCAACTCCTAAGTCGACTCTAAGATTGAGCAACCTAAGCCTGTTTCCTTCAACTTCAAGCACTTCTCAGCTTGTAACTCAAAACCTTTCACTGGAAACGATGGTGTGACAACAATGCTCGAGTGGTTCGATAGCATAGAAACCAATACTTTTCAAAATGAGTAGAAAATAAACCAAACTTtgtcaaatttaaaaaaaaaaaaaaaaattgaacggTGAGAATTTTTAACATGTTGAGAGAGAGATCTCACAACCTCTCACAACCTCCCAAACAGAGGGCCCTTGCCCCACTATggccagactatgttgtcttaactgTGCCCACGCTGGCGTCAAAGTTTAGCTAACGACGTTCCCCAGGAAACCATACCACCCGCTACCAGTGGCAGGGACTTGCACCGCCACAAGAGAGAATCTTTCTAGCATAACACACGGTGGACTAAAACTTGGGGTGGCTCGGGCTCGAACTCGACCTAAGGTCTGGGAGAACTAGCCTTCATTGCTGACACTAGTGGGGATTGAACCTGAGTCTCCAAGAAAAACCCAAGTCTTTTCAACCACTAGACCACGGATGTcaaattttaaatgataagtgACATGTTGAGTAACATATTAAGTATCAAAAATTTATCTAATGACAAGTTTGGTTTGGAGTTTTCAAGCAAATAAATGAATCAACATGAATGATCAGCAAACGTAGCACATTTGCTAAATAAAAACAGTGGTAGCAGTCGATACATGATCAAAAACACCATTTTAGGGCTGAAAAGTTCAAATGATCTCATCCTCATTTTCAGACTTTTGCAACCAATCTCTCTTTGGTATCATCTTTGATAAACTAGGGTGGGATGTATGTTAGGAGCCACCATTGAGATAGATTTATGGATTTATATATCCTTGTGGTAAAAGAAAGAACATCTTCAGTTATGATATAAACTGACTAATAAAGCACTAGTCTTAATCCTGGTGTTATAAATAATACCTCAAGTCATATGGAAAATGCCCAATGAATAGAAATGTCGAGAAGGCGTACAGTCGCTTATGAGCATCACGCTTGAACTTTTCTGTACTGCTTTATTTCATTAATGATTCCTTCAGTAAGAGCGTCAATGTCATTATTCTTCCCAAAAAACTTGATAAATTCCATGTTCGGGTCCATTAAGTACCTAAATAACACATTGTCAATTACCCATTTAAAAAAACCTCAACTTCAGATTTGCAAAATCATTTCAATTTTCAAGGATGATGAGACATCCTAACAGTTTAAAGTAAACAACTAACGTAATAACAATTGACAAGACTATTTTTTATCTTGAGATAATTATATACCCCCTTCAAAAGTACCCAATAAAAGGAAACATAGAAAGATATAATGGAATGGGTATATATGTAATTTAATGTATTTTGTACGGGTAATATGTATTATTAAATTCTTATGTAAATATGATATCATCCAACTTTTTTAATGTGTATATGAAAGCGCCCTTTTATCGTAAATGAATAAAACTAGAAGACTGGTCCGCACGCGTTGCGCCGCGGCCAACGAAATTGATATGTTATTGATCAAATTCACATTTACAATGTGTTAAAGATGTTTTTATCGGTTAAATCTGTATTACTATCTtatacaaataagtaattcacCAAATAATCTCAATACAATTAATGGTATCATAATTACAAAGTTACATGACTTGTATCCATATAAATAACCTATCGTATTAAGctccccgcgttgcggcgggggtgtaaaaccgtgacaaatggcaccaatgccacactatagccaacgaccaccaacattgaAGTTGCGCCGTCTTAACGTGGAAAAATTAGACCGAcatataaaaatagaaaataataactaactcgatttaGGACTCGCACGTTGTGACGAACTTATTAAACGGGAAAAAATCGACGACATAAACACACTGAACCACACACGTACGTTGccccatgttaactcgcaaaatttaaaacgaaacgtaTAGcaaaacgtaaaatcgttgaaccacacacacattGTGTCGTGTTAAGTCGCAAAATTTATAtctaaacgtaaaacgaaaaattttgcaaaatgTGAAAAACAtaggggatcaaagttgaaagtaaaaagatcgtgaggttaaattggaaaaactaaaactttagggttaaaactacaaaatcaagtagttttgggtttaaagtgaaacatcaaatttttttttaaaaaaaaaaacccaaacatgGGGTACAACACCACTAAGCATCATGTACAACATAACCATGAACAAAAAACTCATGTACAAACCCACTATTCAAGAACATCtttcaaattaatagtatataaataaataacaaacgtTTGATCCCATCAAAATAGGCTAACCGGGTATAAAATTCGCCACTAAGGTATTTACAATGGATACATCATTGCTAAGTATTgaaataatatattattttggtaaTCAGATTTATTTGTAAAAAGTTTATAGCTCTGTACAAAATGTGTTTTTGGTCAACCTGAACCGTTTTCAAAGTACCAAAAAGTAACTCATTTTAACCCATTACCCAACCAGCCTATTTTGTCACTTCTAAAATAAATAATACTTACATGATTATCGAGTGATCTACGAGATAATCTGAGCCTTCCTCCTCTGTTTTCATATAGTAGACTCGATAGGCACGCGCAGCCTTTTTTATCTCTTCTGGAGGACCAGTAAGTCCAATCAACTTTGGGTGGAACTCTggaacataaaaaaaaatatcaataTTAATATGTATGCAACTTTTCAAGTATGGACTTAACTCACACATGTAGCTTCAGTGTTCAGGAACTAATCTTCATACCTTTTACATACTCACCAACTTGCTCTACTGTGTCCCTCTCAGGATCAACTGAGATGAAAACCGGGACTATCTCGTAACCTGCCTTCGCCTCTGCAGATATTCAAATACGTATGTTTTATCATTCACGATACTCATACCATGTTTTAGCAAAACTGCATAATTTTGATGACAGATCCTAAAATACAAGTAAAATGGCTAAATTTGGCATTCAAAGTGTTGTTCATGTGTAGTGTAACTAACTACATAGATGACCATTTTGAACCCTTATGCTTACAAATGGGGGGTAAGGACCTGCCGACCTGGTACAAAATGTCCTTGACTTAAAAAACGTAGGAAACCGggtcaaacgaactccgattgagCTCATTCCAGCAGCGTTGGAACCGACTCGTCGAAAACCTAACCTCTTAAccttaaaccctaaagctaaaccctaattctaaccataaagctaaaccctaaggctaaactGTTACATATGAAATGTAATTGAGTGGTATAGTTTTAAATAGTAGAGGGGGGTATATTGTAATTGTTGTAATTGAGGGGGTGAATATGGGAATTAGTTAGTTAAGCTGTTGAGATTAGGTTAAATAACTGTTGTAACTATTGTAATGATCATTCCGGTAATGAAAAGATTCTTCGTTCCCTCTCTTACGATTCTCATCAATTCTTACAGTAACATTGGTATCAGAACTAACGATCCTTATCGGAAGCTCAGATTCCGTTAAAAATAACAATTCCGATCAAGATTTTCGTTCGAAATCATCCTTGTTTCATCCAATTTCGCTCAAAATTGTTCGATTCATCATCAAATTACGTTCAATTCGATTCAGTAATTGATCATTGTTTGATCAATACCTTCAATTTGATTACGTCATTTCAATTCTTGAAACTGTTCTTTCCGGTTTCATTTTGACCTAATTGTGATATATGCCAACCAGACAACAAGGGATGGAGAAATTAGAGAAACTTTCACAGGCTAATTCGAGTTTGATTGAGAATCAACAAGCAATTTTGGATCAAAATTCGGAAGCTATAAGATTGTTGCAGATTAGTGTGACTTCGTTGGTGACTCGGATGGCTGAAATCAACAGTAAGTTGAGCAATGAAAGGGGAAATCATGGGGGTTCTGATCATCGATTGGTTCGCACGGGTAGATTAGATTTTCCCAAGTTCAACGGTGAGGAAGTGCAGGGGTGGATTATCCGTTGTAATCACTTCTTTGCAATAGATAAAACGCCGGAGAATGCAAAGGTTCACTATGCAGTCATTAATTTGGAAGGCGGCGTTGGAATGGCATCAGCGGTTTATTGACAGTCAAAATAGGGATATCGAAGAAATTACGTGGGATGAATATTCCAGATCTGCTATCACAAGGTTTTCTGAAAGGTTAAGTGAAGATGCTATGGAGGAACTAAAAAATCTAAATCAAACAGGTTTACTCTCTGATTACACTAAAGAATTTGATTCTTTACTCAATAAAGTTAAACTGAATGATGAATAAGTTGCTAGTCTTTATGTGGGAGGGTTGAAACCAGAGATTAGATGCTTAGTGAAAATTTTTAAACCAAGAACTATGAGGGATGCCATTGCTATGGCCAAACAGCAAAATGTAGTGTACAATACCTTGTTTGGTGATAAAGAGGTTAAAAGGAATAATGcagtacaagtggcagtaaattCTAGTAGCAAAGGTGGGCCTATTGGTAGTAATAAAGCTTCAACAAGTTCCAGTAACAATTTGGCTTTACTACCTAGTCCTTCACCCAATAAGATGCTTAAGAATGTTAAAAAAGTCCCTGCTAGGGTAGCCGAAGAAAAAAGAGCTAAGGGGGAGTGTTTTTGGTGTAGTGAGAAGTATTCACCAACTCATAACTGCAAATTTAAACATTTGTATGTGTTAGAAATTCATGATGATGAGGATTGGGTAGAAAATGTAGAGGAAGAGTCTGTAGAAGATCAAGTAGCTGATGCCCAACTTTATGTTTATGCAATGACTGGGGTCACTTCTTTTTCTACATGAGGGTGATGGGTACTATTGGCACTAGACAGATTCATATCTTAATTGATTCTGGTTCTACCCATAACTTTGTCAACTCAAAATTAGCCATAAGAATGAATTGTCACACTAAGGAAGTTCCTTTGATGAAAGTGGTGGTTGCAAATGGGAAAGAGTTGGAATGCAATCAATTGTGTCATGATTTTCAGTGGCTGATGCAGGGAGTCTGGTTTAAGACAGATGTTTTATTGTTACCATTGGACAATTATGATATGGTGTTGGGTATCCAATGGTTACAATCATTGAACGATATTGTGTGGAACTTTAAGGAGCTTGCTATGCAGTTTAAAGTTGACTCTAAGGTGATTGAATTGAAAGGAATACATAGAATAGCATTTCTTTATGCTCTATGGAAAGATTTTCTTCTATGGTTCATAGGGATAATTCAGTGGCACAAATGCAGTTTTTCAGTATGCAAGAAAAGGTAAATGGGTCATTTCAACATCAGGCTACTGTAACCACTGTTCAAGAATCTGCAGAGATCACAGATCTTTTAAAACAGTATGATGATGTGTTTAAGGAGCCTACTTGTCTGCCACCAAACAGAAGCTGTAATCACAGAATTAAGTTGGTGGATGAATCAGTAACCATTAATCAAAGAGCTAACAGGTATCCTATGGGCCAAAAGGATATTATAGAAAAAATGGTTCAAGAAATGCTGGACATGGGTATTATCAGACATAGTGTCAGTTCTTTCGCTTCACCAGTTGTTTTGGTGAAGAAAAAAGATGGTTCTTGGAGGTTATGTGTGGACTATAGGAAACTGAATGATCAAACAGTTAAAAACAGATTTCCTATCCCACTCATAGAAGAGCTGTTGGAAGAATTAGGGGGCGCAGAAGTGTTTTCTAAACTGGACCTGAGATCCGGTTATCATCAAGTGAGGATGCATGAAGACGATATTCATAAGACTGCATTCCGAACACATCAGGGCCTATTTGAATTTCTGGTACTTCCATTTGGGTTAAGTAATCCTCCTGCAACGTTTCAAGGTGTGATGAATGTTGTATTTCAGAAGTTGTTGAGGAAAACAGTTCTTATATTTTTTGATGATGTTTTAGTTTTATAGCAAAAACATCAAACAGCGTGTGCATGATCTAAAGGAGGCCTTACAATTGTTTCGAGATAATCAGCTGTATGCCAAACGATCTAAATGCAGTTTTGTTGGTTCTAGTATTGAATATTTAGGCCATGTGATTTCCAGAGATGGTGTTTCAACTGACCCTACAAAAGTGGAAGTAGTGAAGAATTGGCCAACTCCTATTAGTGTTAAACAGTTGCGAGGTTTTTTGGGACTAACTGGTTATTATAGGAGATTTATATCTTCTTATGGCACAATTGCTAAGCCATTAACCAATTTACTTCAGAAAGATGCTTTCAAATGGAATGATGAAGCTCAAAAGGCATTTGAAGCGTTGAAATCAGCTATGTTACAAGCTCCAGTACTGGCATTACCTGATTGGACACAAGAATTTATTGTTGAGACTATGCAAGTTCTAAGGGATTAGGAGCTGTTTTAATGCAAGGCAAACACCCCATTGCATTTGTTAGTAAAGCATTATCACCCAAGCAGTGTGCTTTGTCTGTGTATGAAAAGGAGCTGTTAGCAATTTTATTGGCAGTGAAACATTGGCACCAGTATTTGATCCTTAAACACTTCATAATTAGCACGGATCAAAAGAGCTTAAAGCATTTGTTGGAGCAGAAAATCACAACACCACTGTAGCACACGTGGTTAAGCAAATTGATGGGGTATGACTATTATATTGTATACAAGAAGGGGGTGGAAAATACTGCAGCTGATGCTCTGTCGAGGGTGCATAGTTCCACTGTTTTTGTGATGGCAGTCTCTTCTTATGATCCATTGTTAGTAGACAAGATTAAAAATCATTGGCAGCAGGATGATCAAGCAAAAGAATTGATTGGAAGGTTGTCTAATGGAGAAGCTATTAAGCATATGTCGTGGAATGGTATTCTGTTGACCAGAAAGTCTAAGTTGTGGATTGGGAAAGATGACAATCTAAGGAACGAGATTTTGGATTTGTGTCATAACTCTTCTTTAGGGGGTCATTCTGGGGTTAAACCAACGTTACAGAGATTCAAATCTCTTTTCTATTGGAGAAGGGCTGATAAAGATATCAAAAAGTGGGTAAAAGGGTGTGAAGTTTGCTTAAAAGCTAAGTCCTTTACCTGTTCCACAATCTGTTTTCACAGACATTTCTATGGACTTCATCAGTGGATTGCCTAAGTCCGAAGGGAAAGATTGTATTTTGGTGGTGGTTGACAGGTTAACTAAATACGGGCACTTCATTCCATTAAAACATCCTTTTTCTGCTGTTCGAGTTGCACAAGTGGTGCTTGATAATGTTTTTAAACTGCATGGATGTCCTCTGAatattgtttctgatagagaccCTATATTCATGAGTTCGTTTTGGAAAGAGTTATTAAAATTACAAGGCATTGAGCAAGCCCTATCCACTGCTTATCATCCGCAGTCGGATGGCAAGGCGGAAGTCTTGAACCGCTGTTTAGAAATTTATCTTAGATGCATGGTTATGCATGATCCGAAGACATGGGCTCAGTGGTTATCATTGGCTGAGTGGTGGTACAATACCACTTGGCATTCAGCCATCAAAATGACTCCGTTTAAGGCATTATATGGTGTAGATCCTCCTATCCACTTACCATATATCCATGGTTCTACTACTGTTGCAGCTTTGGATGAGTGGTTAAGTCAAAGGGATAACATGATTGCAAATATCAAACAGTCCTTGGAACGGGCCAGGAATAGGATGAAGCAGTTTGCTGACAATAGGAGAAGTGAACGAAGTTATGATATCGGAGATTGGGTATTTCTTAAAATTCAACCATATGTTCAAACTTCTCTAAGAGTGCATCGATATTCCAAATTATCTCAGAAGTATTTTGGTcctttaaaattttgaaaaaggtGGGGGACTTTGCTTATACCTTGGAATTACCTGCAGATTCTCAGTTGCATCCCACCTTCCATGTGTCGTTATTAAAGAAAGCTCCTGGTCCTCCACTGCATCAAGTTGATATTCCAGCTAATAGCTTTGAAGAATTGCAGCCGTTGGCTATTCTTGAGAGGAAGATGGTAAAGAGTGGGAATAAGGCAGTGGTTAAATTCTTAGTTCAATGGGCTGATCTACCATTACATGATGCATCTTGGGAGCTGGCTACTGAGTTTGTCAAGAAGTATCCTAATTTTGATATTGATTCTTGAGGACAAGAACCTTTAAAGGGGGGAGATTTGTTACATATGAAATGTAATTGAGTGGTATAGTTTTAAATAGTAGAGGGGGGTATATTGTAATTGTTGTAATTGAGGGGGTGAATATGGGAATTAGTTAGTTAAGCTGTTGAGATTAGGTTAAGTAACTGTTGTAATGATCATTCTGGTAATGAAAAGATTCTTCGTTCCCTCTCTTACGATTCTCATCAATTCTTACCGTaacataaaccctgaaatttaaAACTAtcaaccctaaaccctaatgatAAACcttaaaactaaaccctaaaagtTTAAGTCTAAACCCTAAAAACTAAACCTATATATCTTTGAATAGGATTCGACAAGCCAGTTTCAATGCCGCTGGAATGAGGTCAATCGAAGTTCATTTGACCCAGTTTCCCTACGTTTCCTAGGTTAAGATCGTTTTGTATTTGGTCTTACCTCTACAAATGGGTCAATATGTATTCCCTAACAGATCAGAAAGTTAAACTCAAAAATTTAGTTCAAAACAAAACCGGTCAAAGCTGACCCAAAGGGTATTTTAATACACTAAACATCCTAAATCATATCATCCAAAAGTTCAATTATGACAGACTAATGATATACAAAGCACAAAGCTCAAAACTTTTAAACTACAGGTGCTCCGGACAAACACGACCTCTTCGGACTGTTTTTGAAAAATTACCCGTTTTGACAACCTACCCAACCCATCGATTTTTCTACCATGACATGCGATATTATCCCACAATACTTAACTTTGATCAGCATATATGACAGACTTACTTATTTTATCAATTGCAGCAGCAAGCTTTTGTAGCTCATCTGGGCAGATATCTGGGCAGTGAGTAAAACCAAAATATATCAAGGTCCATTTCCCCTTGAAGTCATTTTCAGTGACGGATCTCCCATTATGGTCAATAAGGTTAAATGGGCCCCCAATGGCTGCTTTACCAGCAGAAGGTCCTTGCTTCACTGCAGTTGAAGACGTATTTATATCTGCAGCATCATCCACACTACTCATTACAAACACATCTACATTTGACAGAAGCTCAAGAATAGGCTCAACAATCTATCAATGGTATTGAAAAGAAAACTACCAATGATAATAATGAtaacgacaacaacaacaacaataatcataaCATATTCACAATAATAAAGAGAAGCATGCTTATCTTTTTATCCATTGGTGTGTATTTCGCATCAAATATATGATAATAATGTACAGCTCAAACTGAACAGTTATATGTAACGCTGTAAGCTACAGTAAGAAAGaataaagaaaaaggaaaaatccCTGTTTATTAGAGCAATAAATATGTTGCCTGGACTACATATTCATGTTTGTATATAATGATTCTAAACAGGGCACCATCCCACATGGTATTCAATGTGATTAAAGTTACGACTTATGAATatcaactgatatactttgaaaaataaagataaagCAAGCAAGTTGTTTCATTCGACATAAAAGCGGCAGAACCAAACTTCAGAATGTGTGGCATCACCTTTTATAAAAATTCCTAAAATTgcagtttttttatattttcgaACATAAAGTTAACTATAACCATTATTACGATGAGTATGCATATTAGTATTTCAAATAAGTAAAAAATAACATACTAATTAACTAAAATATGTCTCGACTCTTGAGCAAGTCTGTGACTTCTCTGTGGTATGTGAAGAGTACATGGTTGCCCAATAGCATCATAAGTTGAAAAAATCATTCCCACAAATAAAGAATGCCATAAATCTGAACATCATCTAACTGCATaaattttttatttcaaaattatGGGGAAAGACGATTATtctcaactttcggcagaaagaaTCAAACTGATCATTAAAAGTACTTATAATACATGAGGTTAAAATTGTTGTTTACAAAGCATTGGAGCGATAGCCAACAACTTTTTACGTCTGTAAAATGTTTGTAAAAACTATTAACAATGAATAAACGTTTTTGTGGATGGGAAGATTGAAAAAAATGTCACAGCTGTTAAGTTAGGGTTTGCGATAAAGTCTGGACCAATAAAAGTGTTTATAAAATTCGGTTTCAGATTAGAATAGTTTAAGGTTTCTAATACATAAGAAACCGAACTTAATGTCCAATTAAGAAACTTCAATCAATAAGAAGCGTAAAAACTGCAACGTTAGTATTTGTAGAAAACTTTTATGCAATACAAAAGAATAGATATTCAAAAATAACCAAGTGCAAACctaactaattatttttttatcaaTACAACAATAAATGAAAAAATTTCTATAGTGTTGAGCTTACATAGTTACATTAgggggttgtttgtttagctcttaatgaggctcttaatgatgCAGACaccttactggttcagcacttaatggttcagcaGTCAATAGCGGTGCTATAGCGGTGTTATAGCGGTGCTATAGCGGTTAGCGGACCTCAGGGTGTGTAGCGGTCCAAATAGCGGTGGCCTATAGCGGTTCCGCTATTAGTGGCGCTAAAAAAAATACCGCTACAGCGGTGCTATAGCGGTGGCCTATAGCGGTTATAGCAGTaacggtgtttgattgtgttaaTTCTTAAATTAAATACTTCAGAGTTACTATTAGTATTTGATTTGCAACAGGTTTTTGATAATGGAATGATATTACTATTAATTTTgctattactattaatatttt
This is a stretch of genomic DNA from Helianthus annuus cultivar XRQ/B chromosome 16, HanXRQr2.0-SUNRISE, whole genome shotgun sequence. It encodes these proteins:
- the LOC110915752 gene encoding protein SCO1 homolog 1, mitochondrial; translation: MAAVLSKTAHLRRAHRLFSSYTSSRITTPHYSNPIPVHRPLHQLDLGSFPKLPRFLSTNANASASTANAQPDSSLKETASDSRSHHSDDSRNTSDQGKSVRGGPISWLSFLLLVATGAGVIFYYDQEKKRHIEDINTSSTAVKQGPSAGKAAIGGPFNLIDHNGRSVTENDFKGKWTLIYFGFTHCPDICPDELQKLAAAIDKIKAKAGYEIVPVFISVDPERDTVEQVGEYVKEFHPKLIGLTGPPEEIKKAARAYRVYYMKTEEEGSDYLVDHSIIMYLMDPNMEFIKFFGKNNDIDALTEGIINEIKQYRKVQA